One window of Paenibacillus sp. FSL K6-3182 genomic DNA carries:
- a CDS encoding rhamnulokinase family protein, whose amino-acid sequence MTKLATVLAFDLGASSGRALIGELLLDKASGQRLLKVTEIHRFPNQPVSVHGHLHWDILRLLHELKFAIRKAFQEGYAPQTLGIDTWGVDFGLLDNNGELLGNPYHYRDSQTDGIVEELLERFGKDRLYEQGGLQFMPFNTINQLYAMKKAASPKLAAARTLLLTPDLLAYFLTGVKVCEFTMATTTQLYKPKEQQWNIELMDELGIPNRLFLDPIHPGTKIGQLTAEVCAELDVPPITAVAVGTHDTESAVAAVPADGESGFAYLVCGTWSLLGTELAGPNVSREAQDLDFSNEGGAQGTYQLLKNIMGLWILQECKREWEEQGNDWTFAEIVTQAEAAEPFRSFIHPDDPMFFAPSGMIGRIQAYCEQTSQKVPQSIGEITRCILESLALRYRQALAQMEELTKQRFDGLHMVGGGIQNRLLCRLTANAIARPVWTGPVEASAIGNMLMQLVALGECGNLQEARKLVAASFKVEEFAPEQQNEWNYAFEAYERVARVK is encoded by the coding sequence ATGACGAAGCTTGCGACTGTGCTCGCGTTTGATTTGGGCGCAAGCAGCGGCAGGGCGTTAATCGGCGAGCTGCTGCTTGATAAGGCAAGCGGTCAGCGCTTGCTGAAGGTGACGGAAATTCATCGTTTTCCGAATCAGCCGGTTTCTGTACACGGTCATTTGCACTGGGATATTTTGCGCCTGCTGCATGAGCTGAAGTTTGCCATTCGCAAAGCCTTTCAAGAAGGCTACGCTCCGCAAACGTTAGGCATTGATACATGGGGCGTAGACTTTGGGCTGCTCGATAATAATGGCGAGCTGCTTGGCAATCCATATCATTACCGTGATTCGCAAACAGATGGAATAGTAGAAGAGCTGCTCGAACGGTTTGGCAAAGACCGATTATATGAGCAGGGCGGCTTGCAGTTTATGCCCTTTAATACGATAAACCAGCTGTATGCGATGAAGAAGGCGGCATCGCCGAAGCTTGCGGCAGCTAGAACGCTGCTGCTTACGCCTGATTTGCTTGCTTATTTCTTAACAGGCGTGAAGGTGTGCGAGTTTACCATGGCGACGACTACGCAGCTATACAAGCCTAAGGAACAGCAATGGAATATAGAGTTAATGGATGAGCTGGGCATTCCAAATCGGTTGTTTCTTGATCCGATTCATCCGGGTACGAAGATTGGACAGTTAACGGCAGAGGTTTGCGCCGAGCTGGATGTCCCTCCGATTACAGCGGTTGCTGTTGGAACGCATGATACCGAATCAGCGGTTGCAGCTGTTCCTGCGGATGGTGAATCGGGCTTTGCATATCTAGTTTGCGGAACATGGTCGCTGCTTGGGACCGAGCTTGCAGGTCCAAACGTCTCAAGAGAAGCGCAAGATCTTGATTTCTCTAATGAAGGAGGCGCTCAGGGAACCTATCAGCTGCTCAAAAACATTATGGGACTTTGGATATTGCAAGAGTGCAAACGGGAATGGGAGGAGCAGGGGAACGATTGGACGTTTGCAGAAATCGTGACGCAAGCGGAAGCGGCTGAGCCTTTCCGCAGCTTTATCCATCCCGACGATCCGATGTTTTTTGCACCTTCCGGCATGATCGGGCGCATACAAGCTTATTGCGAACAAACGTCTCAGAAGGTTCCGCAGTCTATAGGTGAAATTACACGCTGCATTTTGGAGAGCTTGGCATTAAGGTATCGGCAGGCGCTGGCTCAAATGGAAGAATTGACGAAGCAGCGTTTTGATGGCTTGCATATGGTTGGCGGTGGCATTCAGAATAGGCTGCTTTGCCGCCTAACGGCTAATGCGATTGCCCGTCCGGTTTGGACGGGACCAGTAGAAGCAAGTGCGATTGGCAATATGCTCATGCAGCTCGTCGCGCTAGGTGAATGCGGCAATCTTCAAGAAGCAAGGAAGCTTGTAGCTGCATCGTTTAAGGTAGAGGAATTTGCTCCTGAGCAGCAGAATGAGTGGAATTATGCGTTCGAAGCTTATGAGCGTGTTGCTAGAGTCAAATAA
- the xylF gene encoding D-xylose ABC transporter substrate-binding protein → MGKRFTRGGVVSLVLALVIVISACSSGNGNNGNAGSKSTDKEATTKTNNVKSGDDKIVIGLSLDTLQEERWQRDRDLFIAAAEALGAKVEVQAANSDDAKQISQAENLISQGVDVLVVVPHNAEATAAIVEKAHAAGIKVLAYDRLIKNSDLDLYISFDNEKVGEMQAEAIIKLAPKGKFVYIGGAETDNNAHLFKKGAFNILQPLIDSGDIQIVFDQWTKDWNPANALANMENALTANDNKIDAVVAANDGTAGGVIQALAAQGLDGKIPVSGQDAELAAAQRIVEGTQTMTVYKPIKDLAEKAADLAVKMAKGEDVGADKTVNNGKIDVPSVLLNPVAVDKTNMDATVIADGFHSKDDVYKNVK, encoded by the coding sequence ATGGGGAAACGGTTTACAAGAGGCGGGGTTGTATCGCTTGTACTAGCTCTAGTCATCGTAATTTCGGCATGCTCTAGCGGCAATGGAAACAATGGGAACGCGGGGTCCAAGTCAACCGATAAAGAAGCAACAACAAAAACGAACAACGTAAAATCAGGCGACGACAAAATTGTAATCGGCCTTTCACTCGATACGCTGCAAGAGGAACGCTGGCAGCGCGACCGTGATTTGTTCATCGCAGCAGCCGAGGCGCTTGGCGCTAAGGTAGAGGTGCAAGCAGCAAACAGCGATGACGCGAAGCAAATTTCTCAGGCAGAAAACTTAATAAGCCAAGGTGTAGATGTGCTAGTCGTCGTCCCTCATAATGCAGAAGCAACGGCAGCGATTGTTGAAAAGGCTCATGCGGCCGGTATTAAAGTGCTTGCTTATGATCGTTTAATCAAAAACTCTGATTTGGATCTATACATCTCCTTCGATAATGAAAAGGTAGGCGAAATGCAGGCTGAGGCGATTATTAAATTGGCTCCAAAAGGGAAATTCGTATACATCGGCGGTGCCGAGACGGATAATAACGCCCATTTATTTAAAAAAGGCGCATTTAATATTTTGCAGCCGCTCATCGACAGCGGTGACATCCAAATCGTATTCGATCAATGGACGAAGGATTGGAACCCAGCTAACGCGCTGGCTAATATGGAGAATGCGTTAACTGCTAATGATAATAAAATCGATGCTGTAGTCGCAGCGAATGATGGTACAGCAGGCGGTGTTATTCAAGCGCTTGCAGCGCAAGGGCTGGATGGAAAAATTCCTGTTTCTGGCCAAGATGCCGAGCTTGCGGCAGCACAGCGTATCGTTGAAGGAACACAAACGATGACGGTATACAAACCAATTAAGGATTTGGCTGAGAAAGCGGCCGACCTTGCAGTGAAGATGGCCAAAGGCGAGGATGTAGGCGCTGATAAAACAGTTAACAATGGTAAAATCGATGTGCCGTCCGTGCTGCTTAATCCAGTAGCTGTAGACAAAACGAACATGGATGCTACCGTCATTGCAGACGGCTTCCATTCCAAGGACGATGTTTACAAAAACGTGAAGTAG
- a CDS encoding response regulator has translation MLKLLIVDDEQVEREGLQAILQKGFPSCQFMQAKNGARAIETASEWQPDLILMDIKMPGVNGIEAIEKISVFLPSAKFIMVTAYDTFDYARQAIKLGVKDYLLKPSKASEITTTIGKVIEEIMREKSELALRQYEEEALRKVMPIVESDVVTQLLFDHVHDVHIDDMLGLLGRERTSEAFVMLVMLPIHSTSEVLYGEIKAKVRQAGSGWVGAMSARQIPIVIFRDASKTYRAQAASLVQQFLLLRQREAGGDLFVGIGDSYKGLENVKLSYQEALLATANASLPAKHQFYGEIESRSPFAGGYQDKQTEKQFVDHIRLGKWDIVRKMVMELIVVHDQHHASLEQSAQWVLERLWIIARVAEEMGIEVEKPLFSFQVTQYQQLRTETESLLTKLIEGIVTHQSRVQPDAALQMKQYIIEHSEKDISLELMSQRFGLSPFYMSKMFKDQEGMNYIDFLTECRIEKGKKLMADPDRSLKEITYEIGYNDPNYFSKVFKKVCGVSPTDYRRAILGKRA, from the coding sequence ATGTTGAAATTGTTAATCGTTGACGATGAGCAAGTAGAACGGGAAGGCTTGCAGGCTATTTTGCAAAAAGGTTTTCCTTCTTGTCAATTTATGCAAGCAAAAAATGGGGCTAGAGCCATCGAGACGGCAAGCGAGTGGCAGCCTGATCTTATATTGATGGATATCAAAATGCCCGGCGTTAACGGCATCGAAGCAATCGAGAAAATCTCGGTGTTTCTGCCTTCGGCCAAATTTATTATGGTCACCGCATACGACACGTTTGACTATGCAAGGCAGGCTATCAAGCTTGGGGTTAAGGATTATTTGCTAAAGCCAAGCAAGGCAAGTGAAATCACAACAACCATTGGCAAGGTCATAGAGGAGATTATGCGTGAAAAAAGCGAGCTCGCGCTCAGGCAATACGAGGAGGAAGCGCTGAGGAAAGTGATGCCTATTGTCGAATCAGATGTCGTGACACAGCTGCTCTTCGACCATGTGCATGATGTCCATATCGACGATATGCTGGGGCTGCTTGGCAGAGAGCGGACAAGCGAGGCATTTGTTATGCTCGTCATGCTGCCAATCCATTCAACGTCAGAAGTTCTGTATGGTGAGATTAAAGCGAAGGTGAGACAAGCTGGAAGCGGCTGGGTAGGTGCGATGTCTGCGCGGCAAATTCCAATCGTCATTTTTCGAGATGCCAGTAAAACCTATCGTGCTCAAGCAGCCTCGCTTGTCCAGCAGTTTTTACTGCTGCGGCAGCGCGAAGCTGGCGGAGATTTATTTGTTGGAATCGGAGATTCCTATAAGGGATTAGAAAACGTGAAGTTGTCATATCAAGAAGCTTTGCTTGCAACGGCTAATGCCTCGCTGCCTGCGAAACATCAATTTTATGGTGAAATCGAATCTCGTAGTCCCTTTGCGGGCGGGTATCAAGATAAACAAACGGAAAAACAATTTGTCGATCACATTCGATTAGGGAAATGGGATATTGTACGCAAGATGGTGATGGAGCTAATCGTTGTCCATGATCAGCATCATGCTTCCTTGGAGCAATCTGCCCAATGGGTGCTGGAGCGATTGTGGATTATAGCCCGTGTCGCAGAGGAGATGGGGATCGAAGTGGAGAAGCCGTTATTTTCGTTCCAAGTGACGCAGTATCAGCAGTTGCGTACAGAAACGGAAAGCTTGCTTACTAAGCTGATCGAAGGTATCGTCACTCATCAGAGCAGAGTACAGCCGGATGCGGCTTTGCAAATGAAGCAGTATATCATTGAGCATTCAGAGAAGGATATATCGCTGGAGCTGATGTCGCAGCGATTTGGCTTAAGCCCTTTTTATATGAGCAAAATGTTCAAGGATCAGGAAGGCATGAATTATATCGATTTTTTAACCGAATGCAGAATTGAGAAGGGCAAGAAGCTGATGGCTGATCCCGATCGAAGCTTAAAGGAAATTACTTATGAGATTGGCTATAACGATCCTAATTATTTCAGCAAGGTGTTCAAAAAGGTATGTGGAGTATCGCCGACCGATTACCGCAGAGCCATCCTTGGCAAAAGAGCCTAA
- the fucU gene encoding L-fucose mutarotase, whose protein sequence is MLIGISKLISPELLKVLSEMGHSDEIVIADGNFPAASHAKRLIRADGHDVPALLDAILQLFPLDQYVEKPAALMQVVPGDTVETPIWEQYRSIIEQRTGLSEPFEQVERFGFYERAKQAYAVIATGESALYANLILKKGVI, encoded by the coding sequence ATGCTGATTGGGATATCGAAACTGATTTCTCCAGAGCTGCTGAAGGTGCTCAGCGAAATGGGACATAGCGACGAAATCGTGATTGCCGACGGCAACTTTCCCGCGGCAAGTCATGCCAAGCGGCTCATTCGTGCGGATGGGCATGATGTACCAGCGCTGCTTGACGCTATTTTGCAGCTGTTCCCTTTAGATCAATATGTTGAGAAGCCAGCAGCACTTATGCAGGTGGTTCCGGGTGATACGGTTGAAACCCCAATTTGGGAGCAATACCGCTCGATTATCGAGCAGCGTACGGGTCTATCGGAGCCATTTGAGCAGGTCGAACGTTTTGGATTTTACGAGCGGGCCAAGCAGGCTTATGCGGTAATTGCTACAGGTGAGAGTGCGCTTTATGCCAATCTTATTTTGAAAAAGGGCGTTATTTAA
- a CDS encoding class II aldolase/adducin family protein, whose amino-acid sequence MSSTDIRNELCKYARKTVTNKLVVGPGGNISAKFEGKMYLSPSGFALDEVEPHQWVEVDIETGEITDIGLRPSSEVLMHLYAYRANPDIGAIVHTHPPYCIAFTLVEQELPIMFPDQAALVGKTVYVPYVLPTTDKLADAYVAKVNEASSVLLGNHGLVTSGRNLREAYYRTEVVEESTKIYLIAKAIREPKVLTTEEFEEIASLESEAYRIELLQKMK is encoded by the coding sequence ATGAGCAGCACGGACATTCGCAACGAGCTATGCAAATATGCTCGCAAAACAGTAACGAACAAGCTGGTTGTAGGGCCAGGCGGCAATATTAGCGCAAAGTTTGAAGGCAAAATGTATCTTTCGCCAAGCGGATTTGCTCTTGATGAGGTTGAGCCGCATCAATGGGTCGAGGTAGATATTGAGACTGGGGAAATAACAGATATCGGTCTTCGTCCATCATCTGAGGTGCTGATGCATCTATATGCCTATCGTGCTAATCCGGATATTGGAGCAATCGTCCATACGCATCCGCCTTATTGCATTGCATTCACTTTAGTTGAGCAGGAGCTTCCAATTATGTTTCCAGATCAAGCAGCGCTCGTTGGCAAGACGGTGTACGTTCCATATGTGCTTCCGACGACGGATAAGCTCGCTGATGCATACGTAGCGAAAGTAAATGAAGCAAGCTCAGTACTGCTTGGCAACCATGGCTTAGTAACGTCTGGTCGCAATTTACGCGAGGCTTACTATCGTACGGAGGTCGTTGAGGAAAGCACAAAAATTTATTTGATTGCCAAGGCGATTCGTGAGCCTAAGGTGCTGACGACAGAAGAGTTTGAAGAGATCGCATCGCTGGAGAGCGAAGCTTACCGCATCGAATTACTGCAAAAGATGAAGTGA
- a CDS encoding LacI family DNA-binding transcriptional regulator → MVTIYDVAAKAGVSAMTVSRVINNTGKISEKTRTKVTRVMEELGYVPNQTARSLVLQQTKLLFLLITDIMNPFYTTLARGAEDAAKRSGYRLLFGNSDENLEKEADYVTTILTTRVDGVLVAPAGDPSLPHLNSLRKHNVPFVLLDREVPGIDCDIVLGDSRDGARRLVEHLASQGHSTIAMVNGSSSISSARLRLQGYQDGMKLNDLEYNEKYVFETSFGPLNDLTEMGQWFDQLSPPPTAIVAGNNVLAVEILRLFRERGMSVPDNMSIVCFDDLGPYSEVEPFLTVAAQQAYQFGYMGMQMLVDRIQEREAALPWKKIVLPAELIIRRSVKEITSL, encoded by the coding sequence ATGGTAACGATATATGATGTAGCCGCTAAGGCAGGCGTCTCCGCTATGACCGTCTCCAGAGTTATCAATAACACTGGTAAAATAAGCGAAAAAACGAGAACGAAGGTAACTCGTGTTATGGAGGAGCTGGGTTATGTTCCGAATCAAACGGCGCGAAGCCTCGTACTCCAGCAAACGAAGCTGCTATTCCTGCTCATAACTGATATTATGAACCCTTTCTATACAACGCTCGCACGCGGCGCGGAAGATGCTGCCAAACGTTCGGGTTATCGTCTGCTGTTTGGGAACAGCGACGAAAATCTGGAAAAAGAAGCTGATTATGTGACGACCATCTTAACGACTCGCGTTGACGGCGTTCTTGTCGCTCCTGCTGGCGATCCTTCTCTTCCTCATTTAAATTCGCTGCGCAAGCATAATGTGCCATTTGTACTGCTTGACCGTGAGGTGCCGGGCATTGACTGCGATATCGTGCTTGGTGACAGCAGAGACGGTGCAAGAAGGCTTGTTGAGCATCTAGCCTCACAAGGGCATTCCACAATAGCGATGGTGAATGGTTCTTCCTCCATCTCCAGTGCGAGATTAAGACTGCAAGGCTATCAAGACGGCATGAAGCTCAATGACCTGGAATACAACGAGAAATATGTATTTGAGACCAGCTTTGGTCCTTTAAACGATTTGACCGAAATGGGGCAGTGGTTCGATCAGCTCTCCCCTCCTCCAACGGCTATCGTTGCGGGCAACAATGTGCTTGCTGTAGAAATTTTACGACTGTTCCGTGAACGCGGAATGAGCGTTCCTGACAATATGTCCATCGTTTGCTTTGATGATCTTGGACCTTATTCAGAAGTAGAACCATTCCTTACCGTAGCCGCTCAGCAGGCTTATCAGTTCGGCTACATGGGCATGCAAATGCTAGTTGACCGCATACAAGAGCGTGAAGCAGCGCTGCCATGGAAAAAAATCGTTTTGCCGGCAGAGCTGATTATTCGTCGATCCGTGAAGGAAATCACTTCACTCTAG
- a CDS encoding L-fucose isomerase yields the protein MTDTSFRFQSGFPKIGIRPTIDGRRKGVRESLEEQTMNMAIATAKLLSDNLRYPNGEPVECVIADSCIGGVAEAAACAQKFATSGVGVSITVTPCWCYGTETMDMDASIPKAVWGFNGTERPGAVYLAAVLSGYAQKGLPAFGIYGEHVQDSGDTSVPFDVKDKLIGFAKAGLAVAYMRGKSYLSMGSVSMGIAGSIVNDAFFQEYLGMRTEYIDMTEFVRRMEENIYDTAEFEKALTWVKENCIEGADNNAADIQTSRERKDEDWETVVKMTQIARDLMIGNPELAKLGFGEEAGGHNAIVAGFQGQRQWTDHFPNGDFMESILNSSFDWNGIRAPYMVATENDSLNGVVMLFGYLLTNTAQIFADVRTYWSPESVERVTGHKLAGAAENGLLHLINSGSATLDGTGEQTKDGEPVMKPFWEISEEEAQKCLDATSWRPASVEYFRGGGYSSDFLTRGGMPMTMSRINLVKGIGPVLQIAEGYSVELPQDVHDTLDKRTDSTWPTTWFAPILTGEGAFSSVYEVMDNWGANHGSISYGHIGADLITLASMLRIPVNMHNVSRERVFRPRAWGLFGTANPENADYLACQNFGPIYK from the coding sequence ATGACAGATACTAGCTTTCGTTTTCAATCAGGGTTTCCAAAGATAGGTATTCGACCAACAATTGACGGAAGAAGAAAAGGCGTTCGCGAATCGTTGGAAGAACAAACCATGAACATGGCAATCGCGACTGCTAAGCTTTTATCGGACAATTTGCGTTATCCAAACGGCGAACCGGTTGAATGTGTCATCGCTGACAGCTGCATTGGCGGAGTAGCTGAAGCAGCAGCCTGTGCGCAAAAATTTGCAACCTCTGGCGTAGGGGTATCGATAACGGTAACGCCTTGCTGGTGCTATGGCACGGAAACGATGGATATGGATGCAAGCATTCCGAAGGCCGTATGGGGCTTTAATGGGACAGAACGCCCAGGCGCGGTGTATCTGGCAGCTGTACTATCAGGTTACGCGCAAAAAGGGCTTCCAGCCTTTGGCATCTATGGTGAGCATGTTCAAGATTCTGGCGATACTTCCGTTCCGTTTGATGTTAAAGACAAACTGATTGGATTTGCGAAAGCAGGCCTGGCGGTTGCTTATATGCGCGGTAAATCGTATTTGTCGATGGGTTCTGTATCTATGGGTATCGCCGGTTCAATCGTAAATGACGCTTTCTTCCAAGAATATCTTGGCATGCGTACTGAGTACATCGATATGACTGAATTTGTACGCCGTATGGAAGAGAACATATATGATACAGCAGAGTTCGAGAAAGCGCTTACCTGGGTGAAGGAGAACTGTATCGAAGGAGCAGATAACAATGCTGCGGATATCCAGACGTCAAGAGAGCGTAAAGATGAGGACTGGGAAACAGTTGTGAAAATGACGCAAATCGCCCGTGATCTGATGATTGGCAACCCTGAGCTTGCCAAACTGGGCTTCGGCGAGGAAGCTGGCGGCCATAACGCGATCGTCGCTGGATTCCAAGGGCAGCGGCAGTGGACGGATCATTTTCCAAACGGTGATTTCATGGAATCCATACTTAACTCATCATTCGATTGGAACGGCATAAGGGCGCCTTATATGGTAGCTACGGAAAATGACAGCTTAAATGGCGTGGTAATGCTCTTCGGATATTTGCTTACGAATACCGCTCAAATTTTTGCCGATGTCCGCACGTATTGGAGCCCAGAATCTGTGGAGCGAGTCACGGGACACAAGCTGGCGGGTGCAGCTGAGAACGGTTTGCTCCATCTGATCAACTCCGGTTCAGCAACGCTTGACGGAACAGGAGAGCAGACGAAGGATGGCGAACCGGTCATGAAGCCGTTCTGGGAAATATCGGAGGAAGAAGCGCAAAAATGTTTGGATGCTACGTCATGGCGGCCAGCTTCGGTCGAATATTTCCGCGGAGGCGGTTACTCCTCTGATTTCTTAACGCGCGGCGGCATGCCGATGACAATGTCTCGCATTAATTTGGTGAAGGGCATTGGCCCCGTACTACAAATCGCAGAAGGTTATTCGGTAGAATTGCCGCAGGATGTCCATGACACACTCGACAAACGTACCGATTCGACGTGGCCGACAACATGGTTTGCACCAATCTTGACGGGTGAAGGGGCTTTCAGTTCCGTTTATGAGGTAATGGATAATTGGGGGGCAAATCACGGATCTATCAGCTATGGACACATCGGCGCTGATTTAATTACGCTCGCTTCGATGCTGCGGATTCCGGTTAATATGCATAACGTTTCAAGAGAACGTGTATTCCGCCCAAGAGCATGGGGATTGTTCGGTACGGCAAATCCAGAGAATGCCGATTACCTAGCTTGTCAAAATTTCGGGCCTATCTACAAATAA
- a CDS encoding substrate-binding domain-containing protein, translated as MRKSIIVSLFAVCLVILFFTLTSMVKVFSSELIEPALTAEQHNSYRLVLITRELDTPFWAKVERGAKAAAEQNGASLEVWGTYGTNRDDFLKNIEVAIASKVDGIIVQGLDTDEFKSLTKVKAASRGIPVITVANDVPMNESLRRTYVGSDHLEAGSMIARQMVSDMGFVGKVVLMVSDRQEYFQRTRLTGILNVLNAYPKIITKIVAAGDSREDVAAATNELLNEEPDADAFIAVSANHAGSIIQEISKRMRVDNFFIYSFDDSPETLTLMQQGKIDALIAQSPEAMGEESIALMIKWLTGEQVPLNPDGYFTDIRVMRAEDAK; from the coding sequence TTGCGCAAATCGATAATTGTTAGCTTGTTTGCAGTGTGCTTGGTCATCTTGTTTTTTACGCTGACCTCCATGGTTAAAGTGTTCTCCTCCGAATTGATTGAACCTGCATTAACGGCAGAGCAGCACAATAGCTACCGCCTTGTCCTCATAACGAGGGAGCTGGATACCCCTTTTTGGGCGAAGGTGGAACGGGGCGCTAAAGCTGCAGCAGAGCAAAATGGTGCAAGTCTTGAGGTGTGGGGGACATATGGCACAAATCGGGATGATTTTCTGAAAAATATTGAGGTTGCGATTGCTTCTAAAGTAGATGGAATCATCGTACAGGGGCTTGATACGGACGAATTTAAAAGTTTAACAAAGGTGAAGGCGGCAAGTAGAGGTATACCCGTCATAACGGTAGCGAACGATGTGCCGATGAACGAGAGTTTGCGCAGAACGTATGTAGGCTCGGATCATTTGGAAGCGGGGAGCATGATTGCGCGGCAGATGGTGTCGGATATGGGCTTTGTGGGCAAAGTGGTATTGATGGTGTCAGATCGTCAGGAATACTTCCAAAGAACGCGCTTAACGGGCATATTGAATGTACTGAACGCCTACCCGAAGATTATAACCAAGATTGTAGCTGCAGGAGATTCCCGTGAGGATGTGGCGGCGGCAACAAATGAACTGCTTAATGAGGAGCCGGATGCGGATGCGTTCATCGCAGTTTCGGCGAATCATGCGGGTTCGATTATTCAGGAAATAAGCAAGCGAATGCGAGTGGACAACTTTTTTATCTATTCCTTCGATGATTCACCGGAGACGCTTACGTTGATGCAGCAAGGAAAGATAGATGCCTTAATTGCGCAATCCCCAGAGGCGATGGGCGAGGAAAGCATCGCACTCATGATCAAATGGCTGACAGGCGAGCAGGTTCCACTAAACCCTGACGGTTACTTCACAGATATTCGGGTCATGCGGGCGGAGGATGCCAAATGA
- a CDS encoding sensor histidine kinase, with protein MNSIQRKILTMSLIVLFIMVTIWMVLTYYNQKTQEQYNDILQRYLRMNEVTDRSHQTITALNDYLQKPTALKQQTLNQSKENIMMAKQQTISLRNKDNAFTLTSFINMIDSLVASADLSVMFLEQGNGEQSAEKFEEATRIDKYIAETTVTLIDKEVRTYDAFYRGIIEQSAELKRLGIWLLSLITIMLLLFTYWFSLSITRPIQKLTIAAKELSRGRFDKPIAVHSNDEISFLAKTFDRMRININNLISEIQQKAQLESELQQNKLLLKESQLISLQSQINPHFLFNTLDILSKKAYLDGSEETSDLIANVAGLLRYNLRRLDRAVTLEEELSVILKYIEIQSARFTDRLRFVLEVDESCLQLLLPCLTLQPIIENAVIHAVEPLEDGGTISLRIYEKENLVLIEIEDDGTGMTAEKANHILTEGGNADGVGHSTGIGFSNVVKRLRLFVGDDDVIEIRSAPQEGTKVTIKMPIVGSAAEHVEIVNR; from the coding sequence ATGAACAGCATTCAGCGTAAAATATTGACGATGTCGTTAATCGTGCTGTTTATAATGGTTACGATTTGGATGGTGCTCACCTACTATAATCAGAAGACGCAGGAGCAATACAATGATATTTTGCAGCGTTATTTGCGCATGAATGAGGTGACTGATCGCAGTCATCAGACGATTACAGCATTAAATGATTATTTGCAGAAGCCAACAGCACTCAAGCAGCAGACGCTGAATCAAAGCAAGGAAAACATAATGATGGCGAAGCAGCAAACGATAAGCCTTCGAAATAAGGATAATGCTTTTACGCTGACGAGCTTTATCAATATGATTGATAGCTTGGTGGCGTCGGCGGATTTGTCAGTCATGTTTTTGGAGCAAGGCAATGGGGAGCAATCAGCTGAAAAATTTGAGGAAGCGACCCGCATCGACAAATACATAGCAGAGACCACAGTAACGCTCATCGACAAGGAAGTACGGACGTACGATGCTTTTTACCGCGGCATTATTGAACAAAGCGCGGAGCTGAAGCGGCTTGGCATATGGCTGCTTTCACTAATCACGATTATGCTGCTGCTGTTTACTTATTGGTTTTCGCTTAGCATTACAAGGCCTATCCAGAAGTTGACTATCGCTGCAAAGGAATTATCGCGCGGCAGATTCGATAAGCCTATAGCAGTACACTCCAATGATGAAATTTCATTCCTCGCCAAAACCTTTGATCGCATGCGGATCAATATTAACAATCTCATCTCCGAGATTCAGCAGAAGGCACAGCTCGAAAGCGAGCTTCAGCAGAATAAGCTGCTCCTGAAGGAAAGCCAGCTTATTAGCCTTCAAAGCCAGATTAACCCTCACTTCTTATTCAACACCTTAGATATTTTATCCAAAAAAGCATACCTAGACGGCTCGGAGGAAACGAGCGATCTGATTGCCAACGTAGCAGGCTTGCTTCGTTATAATTTGCGCCGGCTAGACCGGGCAGTCACGCTTGAAGAAGAGCTGTCTGTCATATTGAAATACATCGAAATTCAAAGCGCGCGTTTTACAGATCGGCTTAGATTTGTACTGGAGGTGGATGAGAGCTGCCTGCAGCTGCTGCTGCCCTGCTTGACGCTTCAGCCCATTATCGAAAATGCAGTCATCCATGCGGTTGAGCCGCTTGAGGATGGAGGCACGATTTCACTTCGCATCTATGAGAAGGAGAATCTTGTTCTTATTGAAATTGAGGATGACGGCACAGGCATGACGGCGGAGAAGGCCAATCATATTTTGACAGAAGGCGGAAATGCGGATGGCGTAGGCCATTCAACGGGGATCGGCTTCAGCAACGTAGTGAAACGGCTGCGGTTATTTGTCGGTGACGACGACGTTATAGAAATTAGAAGTGCGCCGCAAGAGGGCACGAAAGTAACGATAAAAATGCCAATCGTAGGGAGTGCAGCTGAGCATGTTGAAATTGTTAATCGTTGA